The proteins below come from a single Actinomycetota bacterium genomic window:
- a CDS encoding GNAT family N-acetyltransferase, with translation MDITFRGLTDDDLPLMHRWLNEPGVVKWWEGDDVSWEGVVRDYGSTKRDDSEHWLALLDGREIGWIQHWETSGSPEECAPWWELGMDRSAVGIDYLIGEPELRGKGVGPAMIKAFVDQVVFGMHPEWTQVGANPYEANVASWRALEKAGFRHLGTYEDKDGPCKLMVADRPSQV, from the coding sequence ATGGACATCACGTTTCGAGGGCTGACCGACGATGACCTGCCCCTGATGCATCGTTGGCTGAACGAGCCCGGCGTCGTGAAGTGGTGGGAGGGCGACGACGTCTCCTGGGAGGGCGTGGTCCGGGACTACGGGTCAACCAAGCGGGACGACTCAGAACACTGGCTGGCCCTTCTGGACGGCCGGGAGATCGGCTGGATCCAACATTGGGAGACTTCCGGGTCTCCCGAGGAGTGTGCCCCTTGGTGGGAACTCGGCATGGATCGCTCTGCGGTTGGGATCGACTACCTGATCGGTGAACCGGAGCTTCGGGGCAAAGGCGTCGGTCCGGCGATGATCAAGGCCTTTGTCGACCAGGTGGTCTTCGGGATGCACCCGGAGTGGACGCAGGTCGGAGCTAACCCGTACGAGGCGAATGTCGCCTCATGGAGGGCCCTGGAGAAGGCCGGCTTTCGTCACTTGGGGACCTATGAGGACAAAGACGGGCCGTGCAAGCTGATGGTGGCCGACCGGCCATCTCAAGTTTGA